In a single window of the Micromonospora inositola genome:
- a CDS encoding APC family permease has translation MDQLRRRLGVPDAVVIGLGSMLGAGVFVVFAPAAAAAGGAGLLLALALAGFIAWCNATSSARLAARYPESGGTYVYGRERLHPFAGFVAGWGFVVGKTASCAAMALTIGAYLWPGRARLVAVAAVVAVTATNVRGIGKTAAATRALVGLVLAVLALVAVTGAPDVAPDRLDGLDGAGIRGVLTAAGLLFFAFAGYARIATLGEEVREPERTIPRAVPLALGVVLAIYLVLAVVALGVLGADRLAASAAPLADVVTAAGLPGLAWLVRAGATVAVTGVLLSLLAGVGRTTLAMARRRDLPGTLAAVHPRYRVPHRAELAVAAVVIVVVALGDVRGAIGFSSCTVLVYYAITNASALTLGRDPTRKLPAQVLAALGLVGCLVLAVSLPPASVLAGFGVLALGAAWYAIRHPVAAGR, from the coding sequence GTGGATCAACTGAGGCGGCGGCTGGGCGTACCCGATGCGGTGGTCATCGGTCTGGGGTCGATGCTCGGCGCGGGCGTCTTCGTGGTCTTCGCCCCGGCCGCCGCGGCGGCCGGCGGCGCCGGACTGCTGCTCGCCCTGGCCCTGGCCGGCTTCATCGCCTGGTGCAACGCGACCAGCTCGGCCCGGTTGGCCGCCCGCTATCCCGAATCCGGGGGGACGTACGTCTACGGGCGGGAGCGGCTGCACCCGTTCGCCGGCTTCGTGGCCGGCTGGGGATTCGTGGTCGGCAAGACGGCGAGCTGCGCGGCGATGGCGCTGACCATCGGGGCGTACCTGTGGCCGGGGCGGGCGCGGCTCGTCGCGGTCGCCGCGGTGGTGGCGGTGACCGCGACGAACGTGCGCGGCATCGGCAAGACCGCGGCCGCGACCCGCGCGCTGGTCGGCCTCGTGCTGGCGGTGCTCGCCCTGGTCGCGGTGACCGGCGCGCCGGACGTCGCGCCGGACCGGCTGGACGGCCTCGACGGCGCCGGGATCCGAGGCGTGCTGACCGCCGCCGGCCTGCTCTTCTTCGCCTTCGCCGGGTACGCCCGGATCGCCACCCTCGGCGAGGAGGTACGCGAACCGGAGCGGACCATCCCCCGCGCGGTGCCGCTGGCGCTCGGTGTCGTGCTGGCCATCTACCTGGTGCTGGCCGTGGTCGCCCTCGGCGTGCTCGGTGCGGACCGGCTGGCCGCCTCCGCCGCGCCGCTGGCCGACGTGGTGACCGCCGCCGGGCTGCCCGGGCTGGCCTGGCTGGTCCGGGCCGGCGCGACGGTGGCGGTGACCGGGGTGCTGCTCTCCCTGCTCGCCGGGGTGGGCCGCACGACGCTGGCGATGGCCCGCCGCCGCGACCTGCCCGGGACGCTGGCCGCCGTCCACCCCCGGTACCGGGTCCCGCACCGCGCCGAGCTGGCCGTGGCCGCCGTGGTGATCGTGGTGGTCGCGCTGGGCGACGTGCGCGGCGCGATCGGCTTCTCCAGCTGCACGGTGCTGGTCTACTACGCGATCACCAACGCCTCCGCGCTCACCCTCGGCCGGGACCCGACCCGGAAGCTCCCGGCGCAGGTCCTCGCCGCCCTGGGGCTGGTCGGCTGCCTGGTGCTGGCGGTCAGCCTCCCGCCGGCCAGCGTGCTCGCCGGCTTCGGCGTCCTCGCCCTCGGCGCCGCCTGGTACGCCATCCGCCACCCGGTCGCCGCCGGCCGCTGA
- a CDS encoding phosphatase PAP2 family protein, translating into MRETTGVRGTVRLRPVRPAGWWYDALLLAALVGLTVALASGHFLGLDRAVADWADAHRPAAAYWVARVLNYLGQGTPLTLLAAGLGVLVAVRSRSIRPVLPPVVAFVLTVLTIGPLKLWSDRAAPTASVKPPYLPEPDTVQIFHTDGPYGVSYPSGHVANSIVWYGILALLLPALLRTLHRPVPDHLITAVRVLPPLIVFCTTTYLGWHWLTDSVAGLLLGLLLDRLLHRVPWDDLPVPGRLRNWDRPFTSVP; encoded by the coding sequence GTGCGGGAGACCACGGGAGTACGCGGCACCGTCCGGCTCCGACCGGTCCGACCGGCCGGGTGGTGGTACGACGCACTGCTGCTCGCCGCCCTGGTCGGGCTGACCGTGGCGCTCGCCAGCGGCCACTTCCTGGGCCTCGACCGCGCGGTCGCCGACTGGGCCGACGCGCACCGGCCGGCGGCGGCGTACTGGGTGGCGCGGGTGCTCAACTATCTCGGCCAGGGGACGCCGCTGACCCTGCTCGCGGCGGGGCTCGGCGTGCTGGTGGCCGTCCGGTCCCGGTCGATCCGGCCGGTGCTACCGCCGGTGGTCGCATTCGTGCTGACGGTCCTTACCATTGGGCCGCTGAAGCTCTGGTCCGACCGGGCCGCACCCACCGCCAGCGTCAAGCCGCCCTACCTGCCGGAACCGGACACCGTCCAGATCTTCCACACCGACGGCCCCTACGGGGTGTCCTACCCGTCGGGGCACGTGGCCAACTCCATCGTCTGGTACGGGATCCTTGCGCTGCTGCTTCCCGCGCTGCTGCGCACCCTGCACCGCCCGGTGCCGGACCACCTGATCACCGCGGTCCGCGTGCTGCCGCCGCTGATCGTGTTCTGCACCACCACCTACCTGGGTTGGCACTGGCTGACCGACTCGGTCGCCGGGCTGCTGCTCGGGCTGCTGCTGGACCGGCTGCTGCACCGGGTGCCCTGGGACGACCTACCGGTGCCCGGCCGGTTGCGGAACTGGGACCGCCCGTTCACCTCCGTCCCCTAG
- a CDS encoding DUF4032 domain-containing protein translates to MRITSALVDPALLDLPWSTPLEEWPAQHLVALPQGISRHIVRFVRLGEYVYAVKETGERVAEREYDLLRALERIDFPSVEAIAIVADRQTDAGEPLDPVLITRHLQFSLPYRALFSRTLRPETMNRLLDALAVLLVRMHLTGFFWGDCSLSNTLFRRDAGAFAAYLVDAETGALHSSLSNGQRGEDLEIARVNIFGEALDLQAAGLLHESIDPEVVCDEVVQRYERLWHEITYEQQIEREARHDIEGRIRRLNELGFDLAEVAMSTADNGRYLVRPKVVDAGYHTRRLIRLTGLDAEENQARKLLNDLDAYRVESDLTDEQQAAHRWLTEVFEPVVRAVPAHLRRKLEPQELFAQIIEHKWLLSERAGRDVGMGPAVQSFLADVLVHRPDEQAVLGVEVPAAG, encoded by the coding sequence GTGCGGATCACCTCGGCCCTCGTCGACCCGGCGCTGCTCGACCTTCCCTGGTCAACCCCGCTGGAGGAGTGGCCTGCCCAGCACCTGGTCGCACTGCCCCAGGGCATCTCCCGGCACATCGTGCGCTTCGTCCGCCTCGGCGAGTACGTGTACGCGGTGAAGGAGACCGGCGAGCGGGTCGCCGAGCGGGAGTACGACCTGCTGCGCGCCCTGGAGCGGATCGACTTCCCGTCGGTCGAGGCGATCGCGATCGTGGCCGACCGGCAGACCGACGCCGGTGAGCCGCTGGATCCGGTGCTGATCACCCGGCATCTGCAGTTCTCGCTGCCCTACCGGGCGCTGTTCTCCCGGACGCTGCGGCCGGAGACGATGAACCGGCTGCTCGACGCGCTGGCGGTGCTGCTGGTCAGGATGCACCTGACCGGCTTCTTCTGGGGCGACTGTTCGCTGTCGAACACGCTGTTCCGCCGGGACGCCGGCGCCTTCGCCGCCTACCTGGTGGACGCCGAGACAGGCGCACTGCACAGCTCGCTCTCGAACGGTCAGCGTGGGGAGGACCTGGAGATCGCCCGGGTGAACATCTTCGGCGAGGCGCTGGACCTCCAGGCCGCCGGGCTGCTGCACGAGTCGATCGACCCGGAGGTGGTCTGCGACGAGGTCGTCCAGCGCTACGAGCGGCTCTGGCACGAGATCACCTACGAGCAGCAGATCGAGCGGGAGGCCCGGCACGACATCGAGGGCCGGATCCGCCGCCTCAACGAGCTGGGCTTCGACCTCGCCGAGGTGGCCATGTCGACCGCGGACAACGGGCGCTACCTGGTCCGTCCCAAGGTGGTCGACGCCGGGTACCACACCCGCCGGCTGATCCGGCTGACCGGCCTGGACGCCGAGGAGAACCAGGCCCGCAAGCTCCTCAACGACCTGGACGCGTACCGGGTGGAGAGCGATCTGACCGACGAGCAGCAGGCGGCGCACCGCTGGCTCACCGAGGTCTTCGAGCCGGTGGTCCGGGCGGTGCCGGCGCACCTGCGTCGCAAGCTGGAGCCGCAGGAGCTGTTCGCGCAGATCATCGAGCACAAGTGGCTGCTCTCCGAGCGGGCGGGCCGGGACGTCGGCATGGGCCCCGCAGTGCAGTCCTTCCTGGCCGACGTGCTGGTGCACCGCCCCGACGAGCAGGCCGTCCTCGGCGTCGAGGTCCCCGCCGCCGGCTGA
- the nagA gene encoding N-acetylglucosamine-6-phosphate deacetylase, producing MTLRVNGKVVTPTGVIRQGCVEVAGDRIRAVAEYPSVRDGHWIVPGFVDMHTHGGGGHTFTTGDVDSAREAAAFHLRHGTTTLLASLVSSPFALMRDATAAYRPLVEAGVLAGIHFEGPYLSADRCGAQNPEFLRDPSTDELAELIEVGAGAVRMVTLAPERAGALDAIKLLASHGVVAAVGHTDATWEQTRAAVAAGASVGTHLFNGMRPVHHREPGPVVALLDAPNVVCELIADGIHLHDGMLSFAASVAGSDRAALITDAMAAAGMPDGEYELGGQEVTVADGVARLARGGAIAGSTLTMDAALRHAVAAGIALPDACRMVATTPARAIGLGDRVGALRPGLRADLVVLDDDLNVVRVMRGGSWVE from the coding sequence ATGACCCTGCGGGTGAACGGCAAGGTGGTGACCCCGACGGGCGTGATCCGGCAGGGCTGCGTGGAGGTCGCCGGCGACCGGATCCGGGCGGTCGCCGAGTACCCGTCGGTGCGTGACGGGCACTGGATCGTGCCGGGCTTCGTGGACATGCACACCCACGGCGGCGGCGGCCACACCTTCACCACCGGCGACGTCGACTCGGCCCGCGAGGCCGCCGCGTTCCACCTGCGGCACGGCACCACGACGCTGCTGGCCAGCCTGGTCAGCTCCCCCTTCGCGCTGATGCGGGACGCCACCGCCGCCTACCGCCCGCTGGTCGAGGCAGGCGTGCTGGCCGGCATCCACTTCGAGGGGCCGTACCTGTCGGCGGACCGGTGCGGGGCGCAGAACCCGGAGTTCCTCCGTGACCCGTCCACCGACGAGCTGGCCGAACTGATCGAGGTGGGCGCGGGCGCGGTCCGGATGGTCACCCTGGCCCCGGAGCGGGCCGGCGCGCTGGACGCGATCAAGCTGCTCGCCTCGCACGGCGTGGTTGCCGCCGTCGGACACACGGACGCCACCTGGGAGCAGACCCGGGCCGCCGTGGCGGCCGGCGCGAGCGTCGGCACCCACCTGTTCAACGGCATGCGCCCGGTGCACCACCGGGAGCCCGGGCCGGTGGTGGCCCTGCTCGACGCGCCGAACGTGGTGTGCGAGCTGATCGCCGACGGCATCCACCTGCACGACGGGATGCTCAGCTTCGCCGCCTCGGTCGCCGGCTCGGATCGGGCCGCGTTGATCACCGACGCGATGGCCGCCGCTGGCATGCCCGACGGCGAGTACGAGCTGGGTGGTCAGGAGGTCACCGTGGCCGACGGGGTGGCCCGGCTGGCCCGGGGCGGCGCGATCGCCGGCAGCACCCTGACCATGGACGCCGCCCTGCGGCACGCCGTGGCGGCCGGCATCGCCCTGCCGGACGCCTGCCGGATGGTCGCCACCACCCCGGCCCGGGCCATCGGCCTCGGCGACCGGGTCGGCGCGCTCCGGCCCGGGCTCCGCGCGGACCTGGTGGTCCTCGACGACGACCTGAACGTGGTCCGGGTGATGCGCGGCGGCTCCTGGGTGGAGTGA
- a CDS encoding ROK family protein, giving the protein MTGATQVVVALDVGGTGMKCALVRPDGVVVHAERHPTDAGRGPDAVVDTILEVAEGLAGKARAAGLTPVACGIAVPGVVDEARGVAVWSANVGFRDVPLRELAEARLGLPTALGHDVRVGGLAEARLGAGRGADHVLFVAIGTGIAAAHVVDGSAAVGAHGAAGEIGHILVRPDGPRCGCGRPGCLEAVASAAAIGRRYAELAGDRATAAEVADRAAAGEPLAGRVWREAVEALADGLATGQALFDVATIVIGGGLAQAGPRLLDPLRGALRERLTFHREPRLVAAALGDEAGCLGAALLALDARPRT; this is encoded by the coding sequence GTGACCGGAGCCACCCAGGTCGTCGTCGCGCTCGACGTGGGCGGCACCGGGATGAAGTGCGCCCTGGTCCGCCCGGACGGCGTGGTGGTGCACGCCGAACGGCACCCCACCGACGCCGGGCGCGGCCCGGATGCCGTGGTCGACACCATCCTGGAGGTTGCCGAGGGGCTGGCCGGCAAGGCCCGCGCCGCCGGGCTGACGCCGGTGGCCTGCGGCATCGCCGTACCGGGGGTGGTGGACGAGGCCCGCGGGGTGGCGGTCTGGTCGGCGAACGTGGGCTTCCGGGACGTGCCGCTGCGGGAGCTGGCGGAGGCGCGGCTCGGCCTGCCGACGGCGCTCGGCCACGACGTGCGCGTCGGCGGCCTGGCGGAGGCCCGGCTCGGCGCCGGGCGCGGCGCCGACCACGTGCTCTTCGTCGCCATCGGCACCGGCATCGCCGCCGCCCACGTGGTCGACGGGTCGGCCGCCGTCGGCGCGCACGGCGCCGCCGGGGAGATCGGCCACATCCTGGTACGCCCCGACGGCCCGCGCTGCGGCTGCGGTCGCCCCGGCTGCCTCGAGGCGGTGGCGTCGGCCGCCGCGATCGGCCGCCGGTACGCGGAGCTGGCCGGCGACCGGGCGACCGCCGCCGAGGTGGCGGACCGGGCGGCGGCCGGTGAGCCGCTGGCCGGTCGGGTCTGGCGGGAGGCCGTGGAGGCGCTCGCCGACGGGCTCGCCACCGGCCAGGCCCTCTTCGACGTGGCGACCATCGTGATCGGCGGCGGGCTGGCCCAGGCCGGGCCCCGACTGCTGGACCCGCTGCGCGGGGCGCTGCGCGAGCGGCTGACGTTCCACCGGGAGCCGCGCCTGGTCGCGGCGGCCCTGGGCGACGAGGCCGGCTGCCTCGGCGCCGCGCTGCTGGCCCTGGACGCCCGGCCCCGAACCTGA
- a CDS encoding SIS domain-containing protein → MAYVHAEIASQPDCWREAAQLAPTVADRLPRPGERVAVVGCGTSWFMAMAYAGLREQAGQGETDAFQASEFPAGRRYDRLVAITRSGTTTEVLELLSALRGQVPTTVLVGDPGSPAVELADAAVTMPFADERSVVQTRFATTALALLRAHLGDDLGRLVADAEVTVRAPLPIDPAGIEQVTFLGRGWTVGLAQEAALKCREAATFWAEAYPAMDYRHGPISVAAPGRLVWAFGGIPDGLPEDVAATGAAFVHSRTHGCRTVLTSWAAGRTPVDPMADLILAQRFAVALATSRGLDPDAPRHLTRSVVLA, encoded by the coding sequence ATGGCGTACGTGCACGCGGAGATCGCGAGCCAGCCCGACTGCTGGCGGGAGGCGGCGCAGCTCGCCCCGACCGTCGCCGACCGCCTGCCGCGTCCCGGCGAGCGGGTCGCCGTCGTCGGTTGCGGCACGTCGTGGTTCATGGCGATGGCATACGCCGGCCTGCGCGAGCAAGCCGGCCAGGGCGAGACCGACGCCTTCCAGGCCTCCGAGTTCCCCGCCGGCCGCCGCTACGACCGGCTCGTCGCGATCACCCGCTCCGGCACCACGACCGAGGTGCTGGAGCTGCTGTCCGCGCTGCGCGGGCAGGTGCCCACCACGGTTCTGGTCGGCGACCCCGGTTCCCCGGCGGTCGAACTGGCCGACGCGGCGGTGACCATGCCCTTCGCCGACGAGCGGTCGGTGGTGCAGACCCGCTTCGCCACCACCGCCCTCGCGCTCCTCCGCGCCCACCTCGGCGACGACCTGGGCCGGCTGGTCGCCGACGCCGAGGTGACCGTCCGGGCCCCGCTGCCGATCGACCCGGCCGGGATCGAGCAGGTCACCTTCCTCGGTCGCGGCTGGACGGTCGGGCTGGCCCAGGAGGCCGCGCTGAAGTGCCGGGAGGCGGCCACCTTCTGGGCCGAGGCGTACCCGGCGATGGACTACCGGCACGGCCCGATCTCGGTGGCCGCCCCGGGCCGGCTGGTCTGGGCGTTCGGCGGGATCCCCGACGGGCTGCCCGAGGACGTCGCCGCCACCGGGGCTGCGTTCGTGCACAGCCGCACCCACGGCTGCCGGACGGTGCTGACCAGCTGGGCGGCCGGGCGTACCCCGGTCGACCCGATGGCCGACCTGATCCTCGCCCAGCGCTTCGCCGTCGCGCTCGCCACCAGCCGCGGCCTCGACCCCGACGCGCCCCGCCACCTGACCCGCTCCGTGGTCCTCGCGTGA
- a CDS encoding DeoR/GlpR family DNA-binding transcription regulator has translation MDRYARWNALLEMLTDSGRVSVEEAAERLEVSQATIRRDFDQLAQQQMITRTRGGAVANGVSYDLPLRYKTAKHSAEKQRIGTAAAALVTPGTVVGLNGGTTSTEVARALAVRPDLNTSAEGAQLTVVTNALNIANELLVRSRMKVVVAGGVVRPKSFELVGPLGGALLREVTLDVALLGVDAIDPQLGAAAHHEGEAAMNNLMVARAKRVVIIADSSKLGGHAFARICPVDRVETLVTDSGAAPAVVRAFRDAGVHVVCA, from the coding sequence GTGGACCGCTACGCCCGATGGAACGCGCTGCTCGAGATGCTGACCGACAGCGGTCGGGTCAGCGTCGAGGAGGCAGCCGAGCGCCTGGAAGTCTCCCAGGCGACCATCCGGCGTGACTTCGACCAGCTCGCCCAGCAGCAGATGATCACCCGGACCCGGGGCGGCGCGGTGGCCAACGGCGTCTCGTACGACCTGCCGCTGCGTTACAAGACCGCCAAGCACTCGGCCGAGAAGCAGCGGATCGGGACGGCCGCCGCGGCGCTGGTGACCCCCGGGACCGTGGTCGGCCTCAACGGCGGCACCACCAGCACCGAGGTGGCCCGGGCCCTCGCCGTCCGGCCGGACCTGAACACCAGCGCCGAGGGTGCCCAGCTCACCGTGGTCACCAACGCCCTGAACATCGCCAACGAGCTGCTGGTCCGCTCGCGGATGAAGGTGGTGGTGGCCGGCGGCGTGGTCCGGCCCAAGTCCTTCGAGCTGGTCGGCCCGCTGGGCGGGGCGCTGCTGCGCGAGGTGACCCTGGACGTCGCCCTGCTCGGCGTGGACGCGATCGACCCGCAGCTCGGCGCCGCCGCCCACCACGAGGGCGAGGCGGCGATGAACAACCTGATGGTGGCCCGGGCCAAGCGGGTGGTGATCATCGCGGATTCGTCCAAGCTGGGCGGTCACGCATTCGCCCGGATCTGCCCGGTGGACCGGGTGGAGACGCTGGTCACCGACTCCGGTGCCGCCCCTGCCGTGGTGCGGGCCTTCCGCGACGCGGGCGTGCACGTCGTCTGCGCCTGA
- a CDS encoding ATP-binding cassette domain-containing protein, translating into MSAVLEIEGLRKTYRSRRRGVRHALDGFDMRVEAGQVHGFLGPNGSGKTTTLRTLLGLIRPNGGRMAILGHEVPQALPTVAGQVGAIVESPQFFPHFSARDTLGLLAGAGQLPRQRVDEVLELVGLRDRAGERVKTYSLGMKQRLAVASALLKNPKLLILDEPANGLDPGGIREMRTLMRDLAAAGMTVVLSSHILGEIQLICDSVTIISLGRRVAFGPVEQVLAEHSQGAVRVRLEAVTDLPQAADVLTRAGLRVAAEPDHLMLAGVDKPATVSRVLAEHGLYVSELAPVAVDLESVFLELTATAPVPGQHRQVDQSTKVGEPGVGGTAGGWGA; encoded by the coding sequence TTGTCGGCTGTCCTGGAGATAGAAGGTCTCCGCAAGACGTACCGGAGTCGTCGACGCGGGGTACGGCACGCGCTCGACGGCTTCGACATGCGGGTCGAGGCGGGCCAGGTGCACGGCTTCCTCGGCCCCAACGGCTCGGGCAAGACCACCACCCTGCGGACGCTGCTCGGCCTGATCCGGCCGAACGGCGGCCGGATGGCGATCCTCGGCCACGAGGTGCCGCAGGCGCTGCCGACGGTCGCCGGTCAGGTCGGGGCGATCGTGGAGAGTCCGCAGTTCTTCCCGCACTTCTCCGCGCGGGACACCCTCGGGCTGCTCGCCGGTGCCGGCCAGCTGCCCCGGCAGCGGGTCGACGAGGTGCTCGAGTTGGTCGGGCTCCGCGACCGGGCCGGCGAGCGGGTGAAGACCTACTCGCTCGGCATGAAGCAGCGACTGGCGGTCGCCTCCGCGCTGCTCAAGAACCCGAAGCTGCTGATCCTGGACGAGCCCGCCAACGGCCTCGACCCGGGCGGCATCCGCGAGATGCGCACCCTGATGCGGGACCTCGCCGCCGCCGGCATGACCGTGGTGCTCTCCAGCCACATTCTCGGCGAGATCCAGCTCATCTGCGACTCGGTCACCATCATCTCGCTGGGCCGCCGGGTCGCCTTCGGTCCGGTCGAGCAGGTGCTCGCGGAGCACTCGCAGGGCGCCGTCCGGGTCCGTCTGGAGGCGGTCACCGACCTTCCGCAGGCCGCCGACGTGCTCACCCGGGCCGGGCTGCGGGTTGCCGCCGAGCCCGATCACCTGATGCTCGCCGGCGTCGACAAGCCGGCCACGGTCAGCCGCGTCCTCGCCGAGCACGGCCTGTACGTCAGCGAACTGGCGCCGGTCGCCGTCGACCTGGAGAGCGTCTTCCTCGAACTGACCGCCACCGCGCCGGTACCCGGCCAGCACCGGCAGGTCGATCAGTCCACGAAGGTCGGTGAGCCGGGGGTCGGCGGCACCGCGGGAGGTTGGGGCGCATGA
- a CDS encoding ABC transporter permease subunit, protein MSLYVTELRRLAKRRLTRLLLVLLVLGLAGIVTAFSFSSHKLSPAVVAQAEAKSDADYRQAVKDWERSVAECDAAATRGEKTEDRYGPDCGRQWQPQPEMFDPKWNLPYQFEFRGEFGNFIAVFAGAVALFAFLVGASFVGAEWSTGGMMNLLLWRPKRLTVLGTKLAAVLTGLLGVSVVLGALWTLAFWLIGTYRGSTAKVTAGVWQSTAISGVRALALVLAVGAVAFALASLGRHTAMALGAAVGVGVISEVGIRIAVGLAGVRFGDRYVLSTYALAWFQKQWKLIDYKSCDFVQGQCNPKEMLVTWQDSALVLGLGGALVLVAAFWTMRRRDIS, encoded by the coding sequence ATGAGCCTGTACGTCACCGAGCTGCGTCGGCTGGCCAAGCGCCGGCTCACCCGGCTGCTGCTGGTGCTGCTCGTCCTCGGGCTGGCCGGCATCGTTACCGCCTTCAGCTTCTCCAGCCACAAGCTCTCCCCGGCGGTGGTCGCGCAGGCCGAGGCGAAGTCGGACGCCGACTACCGACAGGCGGTGAAGGACTGGGAGAGGTCGGTCGCCGAGTGCGACGCCGCCGCAACGCGCGGCGAGAAGACCGAGGACCGGTACGGCCCCGACTGCGGCCGGCAGTGGCAGCCCCAACCGGAGATGTTCGACCCGAAGTGGAACCTGCCGTACCAGTTCGAATTCCGGGGCGAGTTCGGCAACTTCATCGCCGTCTTCGCGGGCGCGGTCGCGCTCTTCGCGTTCCTGGTCGGGGCGTCCTTCGTCGGGGCCGAATGGAGCACCGGCGGGATGATGAACCTGCTGCTCTGGCGCCCGAAACGGCTGACCGTGCTCGGCACCAAGCTGGCCGCCGTGCTGACCGGGCTGCTCGGGGTGAGCGTCGTGCTCGGGGCACTCTGGACGCTGGCCTTCTGGCTCATCGGCACGTATCGGGGCAGCACCGCGAAGGTGACGGCCGGGGTCTGGCAGTCCACGGCCATCAGCGGGGTCCGGGCGCTGGCCCTGGTGCTGGCGGTGGGGGCGGTGGCCTTCGCGCTCGCCTCGCTCGGCCGGCACACCGCGATGGCGCTCGGCGCCGCGGTCGGCGTCGGCGTCATCAGCGAGGTCGGCATCCGGATCGCCGTCGGGCTGGCCGGGGTGCGCTTCGGCGACCGCTACGTCCTCTCCACCTACGCCCTCGCCTGGTTCCAGAAGCAGTGGAAGCTGATCGACTACAAGTCCTGCGACTTCGTCCAGGGGCAGTGCAACCCGAAGGAAATGCTGGTCACCTGGCAGGACTCGGCGCTGGTCCTCGGGCTGGGCGGCGCGCTGGTGCTGGTCGCCGCGTTCTGGACGATGCGACGCCGGGACATCTCCTGA
- a CDS encoding DUF3263 domain-containing protein: MPTDASAAATDRPEPSGRVEVERRQGGVAVPPPRSAPAVEADPAATPEREERVGAAEGVPADVEDVPAGPADGLTERERRILAFEQQWWKHAGAKEQAIRDAFGLSATRYYQLLNALLDHPAALAAEPVLIGRLRRLRSSRARNRRR; encoded by the coding sequence ATGCCGACCGACGCCTCCGCGGCCGCCACCGACCGGCCCGAGCCGTCCGGGCGCGTCGAGGTCGAGCGTCGACAGGGCGGCGTGGCGGTCCCCCCGCCGCGTTCCGCCCCGGCCGTCGAGGCCGATCCGGCGGCGACGCCGGAGCGCGAGGAGCGGGTCGGGGCGGCCGAGGGCGTGCCGGCCGACGTCGAGGACGTGCCGGCCGGGCCGGCGGACGGGCTGACCGAGCGGGAACGGCGGATCCTCGCCTTCGAGCAGCAGTGGTGGAAGCACGCCGGGGCCAAGGAACAGGCGATCCGGGACGCCTTCGGGCTCTCCGCGACCCGCTACTACCAGTTGCTCAACGCCCTGCTCGACCATCCGGCCGCGCTGGCCGCCGAGCCGGTGCTGATCGGCCGGCTGCGCCGGTTGCGCTCCTCGCGGGCGCGCAACCGGCGTCGCTGA